The following proteins come from a genomic window of bacterium:
- the thiM gene encoding hydroxyethylthiazole kinase, translating into MAGGVTEPAPLAAADLLARVRERHPLVHHITNVVTVNDVANVTLAVGASPVMAHAAEEVEEMVAAAGALVLNIGTLTAQVVEVMLLAGRRANAAGVPVVLDPVGAGATAFRTAQSRRLLDAVRVACVRGNAGEVAALAGRPGGVRGVDAAGRVDALDDLARALARATGAVVAATGRVDLLTDGRRTVRIENGHALLAQITGSGCMATAVVGAFCAVEPDTLNAAAAGLTCFEVAAERAAEASPGPGTFRVRLLDALAALDGAAVTRAARIRA; encoded by the coding sequence ATGGCGGGCGGCGTGACCGAGCCGGCGCCGCTCGCGGCGGCGGATCTGCTGGCGCGCGTGCGCGAACGGCACCCGCTGGTCCATCACATTACGAACGTCGTCACCGTGAACGATGTCGCCAATGTGACCCTCGCGGTGGGCGCATCCCCCGTGATGGCGCATGCGGCGGAAGAGGTCGAGGAGATGGTGGCGGCCGCGGGCGCCCTGGTGCTCAACATCGGCACGCTGACCGCCCAGGTCGTCGAGGTGATGCTGTTGGCGGGACGCCGTGCGAACGCCGCAGGGGTGCCGGTCGTGCTGGATCCGGTCGGTGCGGGCGCCACCGCGTTCCGTACCGCGCAGTCGCGCCGCCTGCTGGACGCCGTACGCGTCGCCTGTGTGCGGGGGAATGCGGGGGAGGTGGCCGCGTTGGCCGGACGTCCCGGGGGAGTACGGGGCGTGGACGCGGCGGGACGGGTGGACGCGCTGGACGACCTGGCGCGCGCACTGGCGCGCGCCACGGGTGCGGTCGTCGCCGCAACCGGCCGGGTGGACCTGCTTACTGACGGCCGACGCACCGTGCGGATCGAAAACGGGCACGCCTTGCTGGCGCAGATCACGGGGAGCGGTTGCATGGCCACCGCGGTCGTCGGTGCGTTCTGCGCGGTCGAGCCCGACACGCTGAACGCAGCCGCGGCGGGACTGACCTGCTTCGAGGTCGCCGCGGAGCGGGCCGCGGAGGCATCGCCCGGCCCCGGCACGTTTCGCGTGCGGCTGCTTGACGCGCTCGCGGCGCTCGACGGCGCCGCCGTCACCCGCGCGGCGAGGATCCGGGCATGA
- the thiE gene encoding thiamine phosphate synthase: protein MTVRGDWRVYVITDAPRARGRSHLDVGEAAVRGGATALQLRMKDEPARTVVETARRLASICRAAGVTFIVNDRVDVAIAAGADGVHVGQDDLPAAAARAVLGRGPLLGVSAATREEADEAGRAGADYLGVGAVYATATKADAGAPVGLRRIEEIRRTTALPIVGIGGITIENAAAVIRAGAVGVAVITAVTLADDMVEATRRLREHVDAALLG, encoded by the coding sequence ATGACGGTGCGCGGCGACTGGCGGGTCTACGTCATCACCGATGCCCCGCGGGCACGGGGGCGGTCCCACCTCGACGTTGGCGAGGCCGCCGTGCGCGGCGGCGCCACCGCGCTGCAGTTGCGGATGAAGGACGAACCGGCCCGCACGGTGGTGGAGACGGCGCGCCGACTCGCCTCGATCTGTCGTGCCGCCGGGGTCACGTTCATCGTGAACGACCGCGTGGACGTCGCCATCGCCGCCGGGGCCGACGGCGTGCACGTCGGACAGGACGATCTCCCGGCGGCGGCGGCCCGGGCAGTGCTCGGGCGCGGCCCGTTGCTCGGCGTCTCGGCGGCGACCCGCGAAGAGGCGGACGAGGCCGGGCGGGCCGGCGCGGACTACCTCGGCGTGGGTGCGGTCTACGCGACGGCGACGAAGGCCGACGCGGGGGCGCCCGTGGGGCTTCGCCGCATCGAGGAGATCCGTCGGACGACCGCGCTGCCGATCGTCGGCATCGGCGGCATCACGATCGAGAACGCGGCGGCCGTGATCCGCGCCGGCGCCGTCGGGGTCGCGGTGATTACGGCGGTCACCCTCGCCGACGACATGGTCGAGGCGACCCGGAGGCTGCGGGAGCACGTCGATGCCGCGCTCCTCGGCTGA
- the thiL gene encoding thiamine-phosphate kinase — MGGLGEFALIDRLSRLVPTVGPGVTTGVGDDTAVLSFPGRALATCDAQVEGVHFRFGLSTPADVGWRALAVNVSDIAAMGGTPRYALVSLLVPRRARLRDIEGIYRGLGQAARAYGVVVAGGNVSGTDGPIVVDVTVLGNAGRTLTRGGARPADGLWVTGSVGKAAAGLFLAGHPRVRVPGGRALRAAYRRPVPRVAAGRALSASAAVTAAIDISDGTAADLLHVLEASGVGVRLDVSRVPVPPGLAEAAAAARVDPSTWALGGGEDFELLFTARPSFDRSAAAVARAAGVPVTRIGEIVPSRGGRWVIGPTGRRTPLIAAGWDHLKARTRL, encoded by the coding sequence ATGGGCGGACTTGGAGAGTTCGCGTTGATCGACAGGTTGAGCCGCTTGGTGCCGACCGTTGGCCCCGGCGTTACGACCGGTGTCGGCGACGACACAGCGGTGCTGTCGTTTCCCGGTCGCGCGCTGGCCACGTGCGATGCGCAGGTGGAGGGTGTCCACTTCCGGTTCGGCCTGAGCACCCCGGCGGACGTCGGCTGGCGCGCGCTCGCCGTCAACGTGAGCGATATCGCTGCCATGGGGGGAACGCCGCGGTACGCGCTCGTCTCCCTGCTGGTGCCGCGTCGGGCGCGGCTCCGCGACATCGAGGGGATCTACCGCGGGTTGGGTCAGGCGGCGCGGGCCTACGGGGTCGTGGTCGCCGGCGGGAACGTCTCTGGCACCGACGGGCCGATCGTCGTGGACGTGACCGTGCTCGGGAACGCCGGGCGGACGCTCACTCGGGGCGGCGCGCGCCCGGCGGACGGCCTGTGGGTCACGGGGTCCGTGGGGAAGGCGGCGGCGGGGTTGTTCCTGGCGGGCCACCCGCGTGTGCGGGTGCCGGGCGGGCGCGCGCTCCGCGCCGCCTATCGTCGGCCGGTGCCGCGGGTCGCGGCCGGTCGGGCTCTGTCAGCCAGCGCGGCGGTGACGGCGGCGATCGACATCAGCGACGGGACCGCCGCCGATCTGCTCCACGTGCTGGAGGCATCCGGGGTCGGTGTGCGGCTGGACGTGAGCCGCGTGCCCGTGCCGCCGGGGCTCGCCGAGGCGGCCGCCGCCGCCCGGGTTGATCCGTCCACCTGGGCGCTCGGGGGCGGAGAGGACTTTGAGTTGCTGTTCACGGCGCGGCCGTCGTTTGACCGCTCGGCGGCGGCCGTCGCGCGCGCGGCTGGCGTGCCGGTGACCCGGATCGGCGAGATCGTGCCGAGCCGCGGCGGTCGGTGGGTCATTGGACCGACCGGACGGCGAACGCCTCTTATCGCAGCCGGCTGGGATCACCTGAAGGCACGCACGCGTTTGTAG
- the thiD gene encoding bifunctional hydroxymethylpyrimidine kinase/phosphomethylpyrimidine kinase, whose amino-acid sequence MHIPRALSIAGSDSGGGAGIQADLKTFSALGVFGMTAITAVTAQNTTAVTAVAEIPPGVVVAQIDAVVTDIGVDAAKTGMLANAAIIAAVASSIRRHGIRAFVVDPVMISKSGAVLLQPEAVDALRREILPLALVVTPNLHEARALIGREIRTLVEMEDAARAVAALGPRYVVVKGGHLEGAAVDVLYDGRAVERLEAPRVATPHTHGTGCVFSAAITALLARGAEVPDAVRTAKQFITRAIETSLPLGHGHGPANPLHAACEG is encoded by the coding sequence ATGCACATTCCACGCGCGCTTTCGATCGCCGGATCGGATTCCGGCGGCGGCGCCGGCATCCAGGCGGACCTCAAGACATTCTCCGCGCTCGGCGTGTTTGGCATGACGGCGATCACCGCGGTCACGGCGCAGAATACGACGGCCGTCACCGCCGTCGCGGAGATCCCGCCCGGCGTGGTCGTCGCACAGATCGATGCGGTCGTTACGGACATCGGGGTGGACGCGGCGAAGACGGGCATGCTCGCCAACGCGGCGATCATCGCGGCGGTAGCGTCAAGCATCCGGCGCCACGGCATTCGCGCGTTCGTCGTCGACCCCGTGATGATCTCGAAGAGCGGCGCCGTGCTGCTGCAACCCGAGGCGGTAGACGCGTTGCGACGGGAGATTCTGCCGCTCGCCCTCGTGGTGACGCCGAACCTGCACGAGGCACGTGCGTTGATTGGACGCGAGATCCGGACGCTTGTCGAGATGGAAGACGCGGCGCGCGCGGTGGCCGCGCTCGGACCCCGGTACGTGGTCGTCAAGGGCGGGCATCTCGAAGGCGCGGCGGTGGACGTGCTGTACGACGGCCGTGCGGTCGAGCGGCTCGAGGCGCCTCGGGTGGCTACGCCCCACACGCACGGCACCGGGTGCGTCTTCTCCGCAGCGATCACCGCGCTGCTCGCGCGCGGCGCGGAGGTCCCCGACGCGGTGCGGACGGCGAAACAGTTCATCACGCGGGCGATCGAGACCTCGCTGCCGCTGGGCCACGGGCACGGGCCGGCAAACCCGCTGCACGCGGCGTGCGAGGGATGA
- a CDS encoding isochorismatase family protein: protein MLYDKHVPIAESALLVIDAQDSFKATDRWERRNNREFERNVARLIALYRDHSLPIVYFLHNDSDPGFEKTSPYYKLMDFLAPRASEPVVHKETRNVFTSTGLPALLLEKGVRRVVITGIQMEQCCETSARVGADLGYAVDFVTEATMTFPIPNHDRPGDELDVDAIRERTEYVLRGRFAHITTISAIAKELEASRPSARTAKA, encoded by the coding sequence ATGCTCTACGACAAGCACGTGCCAATCGCTGAGTCCGCGCTGCTCGTCATCGACGCCCAGGACTCATTCAAGGCAACGGACCGGTGGGAGCGGCGCAACAATCGCGAATTCGAACGAAACGTGGCGCGACTGATCGCCCTCTACCGTGACCACAGCCTACCCATCGTCTACTTCCTTCACAACGATAGCGACCCGGGGTTCGAGAAGACCAGCCCCTACTACAAGCTCATGGATTTCCTGGCGCCGCGGGCGTCGGAGCCGGTGGTGCACAAGGAGACGCGGAATGTCTTTACGAGCACGGGGTTGCCGGCGCTCCTGCTGGAGAAAGGTGTGCGCCGCGTCGTGATCACCGGCATTCAAATGGAGCAATGCTGCGAGACATCGGCCCGCGTCGGGGCCGACCTTGGTTACGCGGTAGATTTCGTCACCGAAGCGACGATGACGTTTCCCATCCCGAACCACGACCGGCCCGGGGACGAACTGGATGTCGACGCGATTCGCGAGCGGACGGAATATGTTCTCCGCGGCCGCTTTGCGCATATTACCACGATCAGCGCCATCGCCAAGGAATTGGAGGCGTCGCGACCGTCGGCCCGCACAGCCAAAGCGTAG
- a CDS encoding molybdopterin-dependent oxidoreductase: protein MNPITRRTFLRQAGLTAGALAAAPLVRLTPGEAADAATKTSLSVAHWGPFVAQVVGGRLVRTLPFDKDPDPNSMVTVLPDLLYGPNRVKYPMIRQGFYRNRSRSDTTMRGVEPFVRVSWDDALDLVADEIKRVKTQYGNRAIYSAASGWQNPGNFHGAGAALQRMFNMYGGNVYRINSYSAPVLPVITPYIVGDPAPRQSAWPVILKNSTLVVLLGYDPLVNVKIQAGASFLHLDMGWLAQLRDAKIPIVSINPIEGYTDQYLRTTRLAIRPNTDTALLLGLAHVLYTENLYDKAFLDKYTVGFDKFAEYLSGKVDGQPKSPEWAAPITDIPAATIRDLAHRMGKSRTMLIGGYSLQRASHGEQPIWMMITLAAMLGQIGLPGGGVQTDFPGGLGVSVGTAPRMPGLSGGTNPVKDFVPLNLWVDLVSSPGKSVTYNGQTITYPDIKMIYWAGMNNFNQAQYTNRVIQAIQRPEVIIVNEYAWTPTAKHADIVLPATSLLERNDLLATDRYIVAMQQAVAPVFEARHDFDICAALAQRLGFGAQYTEGKDENAWLRQLYGVAQQQAQERGLTMPDFDTFWRQGYLEFPVPDSANQAVAYADFRADPANHPLGTASGKVEIYSEKIASFKYDDTPPHATWVPPSEWLGSPQAAQFPLHMLSPHPVDRLHSQLDQTRLRQQYEVGAREPIWINPADASARGIANGDIVRVFNGRGQTLAGAVVTARTRRGVVVFRQGGWYDPLAPGRVGTLDRHGNANNLTSDGPSSQLSGGNPTNSVLVQVEKYVGTPPAITAFAPPQEG from the coding sequence ATGAATCCGATCACAAGACGGACGTTCCTCAGGCAGGCCGGGTTGACGGCGGGCGCTTTGGCGGCGGCCCCGTTAGTGAGACTGACGCCCGGCGAAGCCGCGGATGCCGCGACCAAGACCTCCCTCAGCGTCGCGCACTGGGGCCCGTTTGTGGCACAGGTCGTCGGGGGACGCCTCGTCCGCACGCTGCCGTTTGACAAGGATCCGGACCCGAACTCGATGGTCACGGTCCTGCCCGACCTCCTGTACGGGCCGAACCGTGTCAAATACCCGATGATACGACAGGGCTTCTATCGGAACCGGTCGCGCAGCGACACCACGATGCGTGGGGTGGAGCCGTTCGTGCGTGTGTCCTGGGACGACGCGCTCGATCTCGTCGCCGACGAGATCAAACGCGTGAAGACCCAGTACGGGAACCGCGCAATCTATTCGGCGGCGTCCGGCTGGCAGAACCCGGGCAACTTCCACGGTGCCGGCGCGGCGCTCCAGCGGATGTTCAACATGTACGGCGGGAACGTCTACCGCATCAACTCGTACAGCGCGCCCGTGTTGCCGGTGATCACGCCCTACATCGTCGGCGACCCGGCGCCCAGGCAGTCGGCCTGGCCGGTGATCCTCAAGAACAGCACGCTGGTGGTGTTGCTCGGCTACGATCCGCTAGTCAACGTCAAGATCCAAGCCGGCGCGAGCTTCCTCCATCTCGACATGGGCTGGCTCGCGCAGCTCCGGGACGCGAAGATTCCAATCGTATCGATCAACCCCATCGAAGGGTACACCGATCAGTATCTCCGCACAACACGGTTGGCGATCCGCCCGAACACCGACACGGCGCTGCTCCTTGGGCTTGCGCACGTGCTGTACACGGAGAATCTGTACGACAAGGCGTTCCTGGACAAGTACACGGTCGGCTTCGACAAGTTCGCCGAGTACCTCAGCGGGAAGGTTGACGGGCAGCCGAAATCGCCGGAGTGGGCCGCGCCGATCACCGATATTCCGGCGGCGACGATCCGCGACCTGGCCCATCGCATGGGCAAGTCCCGCACCATGCTGATCGGCGGGTATTCCCTGCAGCGCGCGTCTCATGGGGAGCAGCCGATCTGGATGATGATCACGCTCGCCGCGATGCTGGGGCAGATTGGGCTCCCGGGCGGCGGCGTGCAGACCGACTTTCCGGGGGGCCTGGGCGTGTCGGTGGGAACCGCGCCGAGGATGCCCGGGCTGTCTGGGGGGACAAACCCGGTCAAGGACTTCGTCCCCTTGAACCTCTGGGTCGACTTGGTGTCCAGCCCCGGCAAGAGCGTGACCTACAACGGGCAGACGATCACCTATCCCGATATCAAGATGATCTACTGGGCCGGGATGAACAACTTCAACCAGGCGCAGTACACGAACCGCGTGATCCAGGCGATCCAGCGCCCCGAGGTGATCATCGTCAACGAATACGCCTGGACCCCGACGGCGAAGCACGCGGACATCGTCCTGCCGGCGACGTCGCTGCTCGAGCGCAACGATCTGCTCGCCACCGATCGCTACATCGTGGCGATGCAGCAGGCGGTCGCGCCGGTGTTCGAGGCGCGGCACGACTTCGACATCTGCGCCGCGCTGGCCCAGCGCCTCGGGTTCGGGGCGCAGTACACCGAGGGCAAAGACGAAAACGCGTGGCTGCGACAGCTGTACGGCGTCGCCCAGCAGCAAGCACAGGAGCGCGGGCTGACCATGCCCGACTTCGATACGTTCTGGCGGCAAGGGTACCTTGAGTTTCCCGTTCCCGACAGTGCGAACCAGGCGGTGGCGTACGCCGACTTCCGCGCCGATCCCGCCAACCATCCCCTCGGCACCGCGTCGGGCAAGGTCGAGATCTACTCCGAAAAGATCGCGTCGTTCAAGTACGACGACACGCCGCCCCACGCCACGTGGGTTCCGCCGTCGGAGTGGCTCGGCAGCCCGCAGGCGGCGCAGTTCCCGCTGCACATGCTGTCTCCGCACCCCGTGGACCGGCTGCACTCGCAGCTCGACCAGACGCGGCTGCGCCAGCAGTACGAAGTCGGCGCGCGGGAGCCGATCTGGATCAACCCTGCGGATGCCTCTGCGCGCGGGATCGCGAACGGCGACATCGTCCGCGTGTTCAACGGGCGGGGTCAGACGCTTGCCGGCGCCGTCGTCACGGCGCGCACGCGCCGTGGCGTGGTCGTCTTTCGGCAGGGCGGGTGGTACGATCCGCTCGCGCCCGGCCGCGTCGGGACGCTCGACCGGCACGGCAACGCGAACAACCTGACCTCCGACGGGCCGAGCTCGCAACTCTCGGGCGGGAACCCGACGAACTCCGTCCTGGTACAGGTCGAGAAGTACGTTGGGACGCCACCCGCGATCACGGCGTTCGCGCCGCCTCAGGAAGGGTAG
- the hslO gene encoding Hsp33 family molecular chaperone HslO: protein MIRGTAAGEQIRAVATVTTQMVEDARIRHTASATATAALGRSLTAAALLGAGLKDGHSVLLRVLGDGPIGAIVAQADAHGRVRGYAMNPQADLPDTPARKLDVGGLVGKRGTLHVTRDVGLRSPYHGSAPLVSGEIAEDLAAYFSRSEQLPSVVALGVLVAPDLHVLAAGGLCVQVLPGASDGVVADLEARAKRMPPITELVADGRTPEEILTAALGGLDPSFGEISPVRFHCRCTRQRVEEMLISLGAQELEALLNQEGQAEVTCRFCGDRYVLGRDELEALIADLTRGTARVM, encoded by the coding sequence ATGATTCGAGGCACGGCCGCCGGCGAGCAGATCCGGGCCGTCGCGACCGTGACCACCCAGATGGTCGAGGACGCCCGGATCCGGCACACGGCCTCCGCCACCGCCACGGCGGCGCTGGGGCGCAGCCTGACCGCGGCTGCGTTGCTGGGCGCAGGTCTCAAGGACGGCCACTCCGTGCTGCTGCGGGTGCTGGGCGACGGGCCGATCGGGGCGATCGTCGCCCAGGCCGACGCTCACGGGCGTGTCCGCGGATATGCCATGAATCCGCAGGCGGATCTGCCCGACACGCCGGCGCGCAAGCTCGACGTCGGCGGGCTCGTGGGGAAGCGGGGCACGCTGCATGTGACGCGGGACGTCGGGCTGCGCAGCCCATATCACGGATCGGCGCCGCTCGTCTCGGGCGAGATCGCCGAAGACCTTGCCGCGTACTTTTCCCGGTCGGAGCAGCTGCCGTCCGTCGTGGCGCTGGGGGTGCTGGTCGCGCCGGACCTCCACGTCCTCGCGGCGGGTGGACTGTGCGTGCAGGTGTTGCCCGGCGCGTCCGACGGCGTCGTGGCCGATCTCGAGGCGCGGGCGAAGCGGATGCCCCCGATCACGGAGCTCGTGGCCGACGGGCGCACGCCCGAGGAGATCCTCACGGCCGCGCTGGGCGGGCTGGATCCGTCGTTTGGGGAGATCAGCCCGGTCAGGTTCCACTGCCGGTGCACACGGCAGCGCGTTGAGGAGATGCTCATCAGCTTGGGGGCACAGGAACTGGAAGCGCTGTTGAACCAGGAGGGTCAGGCGGAGGTGACGTGCCGGTTCTGCGGTGACCGCTACGTGCTGGGGCGGGATGAGCTGGAAGCGCTGATTGCCGACCTGACGCGCGGCACCGCGCGTGTCATGTGA
- the rpmB gene encoding 50S ribosomal protein L28, whose translation MARRCAVCGKSPSTGYLVSHSHHKTKRRFLPNLQRIRIVLKGAPQRALVCTACLKSGKVKRVA comes from the coding sequence ATGGCACGTCGTTGCGCCGTGTGCGGCAAATCGCCCAGCACCGGCTACCTTGTCAGTCACTCGCACCACAAGACCAAGCGGCGCTTTCTGCCGAACCTGCAGCGGATCCGGATCGTGCTCAAGGGCGCCCCGCAACGCGCCCTGGTGTGCACCGCCTGCCTGAAGTCCGGTAAGGTCAAGCGGGTCGCCTGA
- the rsmD gene encoding 16S rRNA (guanine(966)-N(2))-methyltransferase RsmD, giving the protein MRVTAGVAKGTRLRTAARAATRPTSDMVKEAVFNALTPRLEGARVLDLFAGTGGLGIEALSRGAQDAVFVERDPRSAAVIRENLRTARLEARASVRRANALTAVAALAREGERFDVVVLDPPYGQGLQARALEAVAASGVLAEGAVAVAEGHWRDDPGEIAGLRRTRTARYGETGVWFYEPDGGA; this is encoded by the coding sequence GTGCGGGTCACCGCAGGTGTCGCGAAGGGGACGCGGCTCCGCACGGCCGCACGCGCCGCGACGCGCCCCACGTCGGACATGGTCAAAGAGGCGGTGTTCAACGCGCTCACGCCCCGTTTGGAGGGCGCCCGCGTGCTGGATCTGTTTGCCGGCACCGGAGGGCTCGGCATCGAGGCACTGAGCCGTGGGGCGCAGGACGCGGTGTTCGTCGAACGCGACCCGCGCAGCGCGGCGGTGATCCGCGAGAACCTGCGCACCGCCCGACTCGAGGCGCGTGCGTCGGTCCGGCGGGCCAACGCGCTGACCGCGGTCGCGGCGCTTGCGCGCGAGGGGGAACGGTTCGACGTCGTGGTCCTGGACCCGCCGTACGGGCAGGGATTGCAGGCGCGCGCGCTGGAGGCCGTGGCCGCGTCGGGCGTGCTCGCCGAGGGCGCGGTGGCCGTCGCGGAGGGGCACTGGCGCGACGATCCCGGCGAAATCGCAGGGTTGCGGCGGACGCGGACGGCGCGCTACGGGGAAACCGGCGTGTGGTTCTACGAACCCGACGGAGGCGCGTGA
- the coaD gene encoding pantetheine-phosphate adenylyltransferase: MARTQTALYPGTFDPVHNGHLDIIVRARQIFGRVIVGVLTNIEKDTLFPADVRVAMLRAAITRPTGIEVRPFHGLTVEFARRVGARVIVRGLRAMMDFEYELKMAAMNKRLSPEIETVFMMTSPELAYLSSTLIREVSAFGGSVAGLVPAGVVRRLRRITSSHAR, from the coding sequence ATGGCGCGAACCCAGACGGCGCTCTATCCGGGCACCTTCGATCCCGTACACAACGGCCACCTCGACATCATCGTGCGCGCCCGGCAAATCTTCGGGCGGGTCATCGTCGGGGTGCTGACGAACATCGAGAAGGACACGCTGTTTCCGGCCGACGTGCGGGTCGCGATGCTGCGCGCCGCGATCACCCGGCCGACGGGCATCGAGGTGCGGCCGTTCCACGGCCTCACGGTCGAGTTCGCCCGGCGCGTCGGAGCGCGCGTGATTGTGCGAGGGCTGCGGGCCATGATGGACTTTGAGTACGAGCTGAAGATGGCCGCGATGAACAAACGGTTGAGTCCGGAGATCGAGACCGTGTTCATGATGACGAGCCCCGAACTGGCATACCTCAGCTCCACGCTGATTCGCGAGGTGTCCGCGTTCGGGGGATCTGTGGCGGGACTCGTCCCGGCCGGCGTCGTGCGGCGCCTGCGCCGGATCACATCTTCGCACGCGAGGTGA
- a CDS encoding DUF177 domain-containing protein — protein sequence MRAYVGDVLVEPGAARTVVFCERLHPPSDEVTLPDPVRGELVVSGTGRTVRVHGRVQATAGLICGACLTRFALPLDVEVDEEFARPPARADRDLAAEQALGPDDFVSPIEPGDVVDLTEVIRQHLTLALPIAPRCSPACRGLCPTCGADRNTGPCGCEADEIDPRLQALREWAGTTESSSPGNKKRTRGTERRRGEGE from the coding sequence GTGCGCGCGTACGTCGGGGACGTGCTCGTTGAGCCGGGCGCGGCGCGGACGGTGGTGTTCTGCGAACGGCTGCATCCACCGTCCGACGAGGTGACGCTGCCGGACCCGGTCCGGGGCGAGCTCGTGGTGAGCGGGACCGGGCGCACGGTACGCGTGCACGGTCGGGTGCAAGCGACCGCCGGGCTGATCTGTGGTGCGTGCCTGACCCGGTTTGCGCTGCCGCTCGACGTCGAGGTCGATGAGGAGTTTGCCCGTCCCCCCGCCCGAGCGGACCGCGACCTCGCGGCCGAGCAGGCGCTTGGACCGGACGACTTCGTCTCCCCGATCGAACCGGGCGACGTGGTGGATTTGACCGAGGTGATCCGCCAGCACCTGACGCTCGCGCTTCCGATCGCCCCGCGGTGCTCGCCGGCCTGCCGCGGGCTCTGCCCGACGTGCGGCGCCGACCGTAACACCGGACCGTGCGGCTGCGAGGCCGACGAGATTGACCCTCGGTTGCAGGCGCTGCGGGAGTGGGCGGGGACGACAGAGAGCTCGTCTCCGGGCAACAAGAAGCGGACGCGCGGGACCGAGCGCCGGCGCGGAGAAGGAGAGTGA
- the rpmF gene encoding 50S ribosomal protein L32, translated as MGLTKRRFSKSRTAKRRAHFKVHAVTLVRCPKCHAPMVPHRVCPTCGTYAGRQVLEVREDEEKSKA; from the coding sequence ATGGGACTGACGAAGCGGCGGTTCAGCAAGTCGAGGACGGCCAAGCGGCGCGCCCACTTCAAGGTGCACGCGGTGACCCTCGTGCGCTGTCCGAAGTGCCATGCGCCGATGGTGCCGCACCGAGTCTGCCCGACGTGCGGGACGTACGCCGGGCGACAGGTCCTCGAGGTGCGGGAGGACGAGGAGAAGTCGAAGGCCTGA
- the plsX gene encoding phosphate acyltransferase PlsX, whose protein sequence is MRVAVDAMGGDHAPREIVAGAVEAARTLGVDVTLVGPTRLLEEELRHAGGSQGVRIEEAPEVIEMAEAPAMALRRKRRASIPVAVDLVHRGEADAMVSAGNTGAAMAAALFGLGRVEGIDRPAIAAALPTTRGRAILVDVGANVDCRPKHLVQFAVMGSVYARVLGISEPRVGVLSNGTEETKGNDLVIRAGELLRQSGLRFIGNVEGREFFDGVADVVVCDGFVGNLVLKFGEGLALGIFTLLREELTRGVRVRLGVLLAAPGLRAVRRRMDYTEYGGAPLLGVNGVCIISHGSSKAKAIRNAVALAAESVRARMVDAIREDVGRLAEPAVSQGIRAD, encoded by the coding sequence ATGCGGGTGGCAGTCGACGCGATGGGTGGCGACCACGCGCCGCGCGAGATCGTGGCGGGCGCGGTCGAGGCAGCGCGGACCCTCGGGGTCGACGTGACCCTCGTCGGGCCGACCCGTCTGCTGGAGGAGGAGCTCCGCCACGCGGGCGGATCGCAGGGAGTGCGCATCGAGGAGGCGCCCGAGGTCATCGAGATGGCCGAGGCGCCGGCCATGGCGCTCCGTCGGAAACGGCGGGCGTCGATCCCCGTCGCGGTCGACCTCGTGCATCGCGGGGAGGCCGACGCGATGGTGAGCGCCGGCAACACCGGCGCGGCGATGGCGGCCGCCCTGTTCGGCTTGGGCCGCGTCGAGGGCATCGACCGCCCGGCGATCGCGGCCGCCCTGCCCACCACCCGCGGACGGGCCATTCTCGTGGACGTCGGTGCGAACGTCGATTGCCGGCCAAAGCATCTCGTACAGTTCGCGGTCATGGGCAGCGTCTACGCGCGCGTCCTCGGCATCTCGGAGCCTCGGGTCGGCGTGCTCAGCAACGGCACCGAAGAGACGAAGGGCAACGATCTTGTGATTCGGGCCGGCGAGCTCCTCCGGCAATCCGGCCTGCGGTTCATCGGGAACGTCGAAGGGCGGGAGTTCTTCGACGGGGTCGCCGACGTCGTGGTGTGCGACGGGTTCGTCGGGAACCTGGTGCTGAAGTTCGGGGAAGGGCTGGCGCTGGGGATCTTCACGCTGCTGCGGGAGGAGCTCACCCGCGGGGTGCGCGTGCGGCTCGGCGTCCTGCTCGCGGCGCCCGGGCTGCGGGCGGTGCGACGACGCATGGACTATACCGAGTACGGGGGGGCCCCGCTGCTCGGCGTGAACGGCGTCTGCATCATCAGCCACGGCAGTTCGAAGGCGAAGGCGATCCGCAACGCCGTCGCGCTGGCCGCCGAGTCGGTGCGCGCGCGGATGGTCGACGCGATTCGCGAGGACGTGGGCCGGCTCGCGGAGCCCGCGGTCTCTCAGGGCATTCGCGCGGACTAG